One genomic region from Phoenix dactylifera cultivar Barhee BC4 unplaced genomic scaffold, palm_55x_up_171113_PBpolish2nd_filt_p 000046F, whole genome shotgun sequence encodes:
- the LOC103710076 gene encoding probable E3 ubiquitin-protein ligase HIP1 isoform X2: MQGQRSSVEPFTETFEFDNVSSSSNSAMDQQMYWNNLLLDPVETQNLPDYLVSHTDANMSYVNMGAQDGARLSIWNSGGSSSREHSLNHGSCDEIKMEHGRTPARIVNVRGGPRIEQSHSEAARVLPLENVNINLNASQIDDEQSLQDANLNAVSQNSEHNAGLVGSSSEVSETRLCPHPTYAPGLLESDHVPSLNGPSNSCGNYSGGIGFMPEDGDGRPGSSLDGRRLACKRKNVEGVPGQSSASGSAIFIDQDENSLLHPALSSYNPATSLNIGSSSDYLSVENPYEEELNAGVGTIMRGAASESYPSAGTAGHAESSRRSFRIRMNPAHQHDISPPNLWSSGNTVNRFNVWSPNQPPFHPAPFSQPLEPMPIGASSSSQSQPHMRVIPGLPQPLYHFPWSGASSSRVGSSPISVNPEERVIALSEDPNSRNMTISNASDFVPTPDMRHLVQDRTNWNPSDRSTSIAGNGVPTSQTATSSGVYPTLGPTWVPHQNLPTRYPRSLSEVVRQSLFPSGVSESGGQTSNFSPQRPCHSITSQGRGHQSGAVFRGHQQQHMRSAFSVDRQNDSVLGVPLSVRSVAAAREGRSRMISEIRSALESMRRGENLRFESMFYGGVDLHDRHRDMRLDVDNMSYEELLALEERIGNVSTGLSEEVILKCLKQRKYLLGTVEEASMEVEPCCICREEYVEGEDLGTLDCGHDFHTACIKQWLMHKNLCPICKNTALMT; this comes from the exons ATGCAAGGGCAAAGGAGTTCTGTTGAACCTTTCACTGAAACATTTGAATTTGACAACGTGTCAAGTTCAAGCAACTCGGCCATGGATCAACAAATGTACTGGAATAACTTGCTTCTTGATCCAGTAGAGACTCAGAACCTACCAGATTATCTAGTATCTCACACTGatgcaaatatgtcatatgtAAACATGGGTGCTCAAGATGGTGCTCGACTGAGCATCTGGAACTCAGGTGGATCTAGCTCAAGAGAACACTCACTAAACCATGGAAGCTGTGATGAAATCAAAATGGAGCATGGGAGGACACCTGCTCGGATAGTTAACGTGAGGGGTGGTCCGAGGATAGAACAAAGCCATTCTGAAGCAGCCAGGGTGCTTCCTCTGGAAAATGTCAACATTAATCTTAACGCATCGCAAATTGATGACGAGCAATCTTTGCAGGATGCCAATTTAAATGCTGTCTCTCAGAATTCAGAACACAATGCTGGACTTGTTGGTTCCAGCAGCGAGGTCTCAGAAACGAGGCTATGTCCTCATCCTACCTATGCCCCAGGTTTACTGGAATCTGATCATGTTCCATCATTGAATGGTCCTTCAAATTCTTGTGGAAATTATTCTGGAGGCATTGGATTTATGCCAGAAGATGGTGATGGAAGGCCAGGAAGTTCATTGGATGGTCGGCGCTTAGCTTGCAAAAGGAAAAACGTCGAAGGCGTACCTGGGCAGTCTTCTGCAAGTGGAAGTGCAATATTTATCGACCAAGACGAGAATAGTTTACTGCATCCTGCTTTGTCTAGTTACAATCCTGCTACTTCTTTAAATATAGGTAGCTCGTCAGATTATCTATCCGTAGAAAATCCTTATGAAGAAGAGCTAAATGCAGGCGTTGGCACCATCATGAGAGGAGCGGCTTCTGAATCCTATCCTTCTGCAGGTACAGCAGGTCATGCAGAAAGTTCACGTAGAAGTTTTCGAATCAGAATGAACCCTGCCCATCAACATGATATTTCCCCACCTAATTTATGGTCCTCAGGGAATACAGTGAACCGGTTTAATGTATGGTCACCCAATCAGCCACCTTTCCATCCTGCCCCATTTAGTCAGCCTCTAGAACCCATGCCAATTGGTGCAAGCTCAAGCTCACAAAGTCAGCCTCATATGCGAGTTATTCCTGGTTTGCCTCAGCCACTGTACCATTTCCCATGGAGTGGAGCTTCCAGTTCAAGAGTTGGCAGTTCACCAATTTCTGTCAACCCAGAGGAGAGAGTAATTGCTTTGAGCGAGGACCCAAACTCAAGAAACATGACAATAAGCAATGCTTCAGATTTTGTTCCCACACCTGATATGAGACATCTGGTGCAAGACCGGACAAATTGGAATCCGTCTGATAGGAGTACTAGCATTGCTGGAAATGGAGTGCCTACCTCACAGACTGCAACTAGTTCAGGGGTCTATCCAACCCTAGGGCCTACGTGGGTTCCTCATCAAAATCTTCCTACCCGATATCCACGAAGCTTGTCAGAGGTTGTTCGACAGTCGTTGTTTCCATCTGGTGTTTCTGAATCTGGAGGTCAGACGAGTAACTTTTCTCCACAACGTCCTTGTCACTCTATTACATCACAGGGGAGAGGTCATCAATCTGGAGCTGTTTTCCGTGGTCATCAGCAACAGCACATGAGGTCAGCATTTTCAGTGGATCGACAAAATGATAGTGTTTTGGGTGTCCCCTTGTCTGTGAGGAGTGTAGCAGCTGCGAGGGAAGGGAGGAGCAGGATGATATCAGAG ATTCGTAGTGCATTGGAATCTATGCGTAGGGGGGAAAATTTACGATTTGAG TCCATGTTTTATGGGGGTGTCGACTTGCACGACAGGCATAGAGACATGCGGCTTGATGTGGATAATATGTCTTATGAG GAATTATTGGCACTAGAAGAGCGGATAGGGAATGTGAGCACTGGACTCAGTGAGGAAGTGATTTTGAAGTGTCTAAAGCAGCGGAAGTATTTATTGGGGACAGTGGAAGAAGCATCTATGGAAGTCGAACCCTGCTGCATCTGTCGG GAAGAATATGTTGAAGGGGAGGACCTTGGGACGCTGGATTGTGGACATGACTTCCACACTGCTTGCATCAAACAATGGCTGATGCACAAGAATTTGTGCCCCATTTGTAAAAACACTGCTCTAATGACATGA
- the LOC103710076 gene encoding probable E3 ubiquitin-protein ligase HIP1 isoform X1: protein MQGQRSSVEPFTETFEFDNVSSSSNSAMDQQMYWNNLLLDPVETQNLPDYLVSHTDANMSYVNMGAQDGARLSIWNSGGSSSREHSLNHGSCDEIKMEHGRTPARIVNVRGGPRIEQSHSEAARVLPLENVNINLNASQIDDEQSLQDANLNAVSQNSEHNAGLVGSSSEVSETRLCPHPTYAPGLLESDHVPSLNGPSNSCGNYSGGIGFMPEDGDGRPGSSLDGRRLACKRKNVEGVPGQSSASGSAIFIDQDENSLLHPALSSYNPATSLNIGSSSDYLSVENPYEEELNAGVGTIMRGAASESYPSAGTAGHAESSRRSFRIRMNPAHQHDISPPNLWSSGNTVNRFNVWSPNQPPFHPAPFSQPLEPMPIGASSSSQSQPHMRVIPGLPQPLYHFPWSGASSSRVGSSPISVNPEERVIALSEDPNSRNMTISNASDFVPTPDMRHLVQDRTNWNPSDRSTSIAGNGVPTSQTATSSGVYPTLGPTWVPHQNLPTRYPRSLSEVVRQSLFPSGVSESGGQTSNFSPQRPCHSITSQGRGHQSGAVFRGHQQQHMRSAFSVDRQNDSVLGVPLSVRSVAAAREGRSRMISEIRSALESMRRGENLRFEDIFILDQSMFYGGVDLHDRHRDMRLDVDNMSYEELLALEERIGNVSTGLSEEVILKCLKQRKYLLGTVEEASMEVEPCCICREEYVEGEDLGTLDCGHDFHTACIKQWLMHKNLCPICKNTALMT, encoded by the exons ATGCAAGGGCAAAGGAGTTCTGTTGAACCTTTCACTGAAACATTTGAATTTGACAACGTGTCAAGTTCAAGCAACTCGGCCATGGATCAACAAATGTACTGGAATAACTTGCTTCTTGATCCAGTAGAGACTCAGAACCTACCAGATTATCTAGTATCTCACACTGatgcaaatatgtcatatgtAAACATGGGTGCTCAAGATGGTGCTCGACTGAGCATCTGGAACTCAGGTGGATCTAGCTCAAGAGAACACTCACTAAACCATGGAAGCTGTGATGAAATCAAAATGGAGCATGGGAGGACACCTGCTCGGATAGTTAACGTGAGGGGTGGTCCGAGGATAGAACAAAGCCATTCTGAAGCAGCCAGGGTGCTTCCTCTGGAAAATGTCAACATTAATCTTAACGCATCGCAAATTGATGACGAGCAATCTTTGCAGGATGCCAATTTAAATGCTGTCTCTCAGAATTCAGAACACAATGCTGGACTTGTTGGTTCCAGCAGCGAGGTCTCAGAAACGAGGCTATGTCCTCATCCTACCTATGCCCCAGGTTTACTGGAATCTGATCATGTTCCATCATTGAATGGTCCTTCAAATTCTTGTGGAAATTATTCTGGAGGCATTGGATTTATGCCAGAAGATGGTGATGGAAGGCCAGGAAGTTCATTGGATGGTCGGCGCTTAGCTTGCAAAAGGAAAAACGTCGAAGGCGTACCTGGGCAGTCTTCTGCAAGTGGAAGTGCAATATTTATCGACCAAGACGAGAATAGTTTACTGCATCCTGCTTTGTCTAGTTACAATCCTGCTACTTCTTTAAATATAGGTAGCTCGTCAGATTATCTATCCGTAGAAAATCCTTATGAAGAAGAGCTAAATGCAGGCGTTGGCACCATCATGAGAGGAGCGGCTTCTGAATCCTATCCTTCTGCAGGTACAGCAGGTCATGCAGAAAGTTCACGTAGAAGTTTTCGAATCAGAATGAACCCTGCCCATCAACATGATATTTCCCCACCTAATTTATGGTCCTCAGGGAATACAGTGAACCGGTTTAATGTATGGTCACCCAATCAGCCACCTTTCCATCCTGCCCCATTTAGTCAGCCTCTAGAACCCATGCCAATTGGTGCAAGCTCAAGCTCACAAAGTCAGCCTCATATGCGAGTTATTCCTGGTTTGCCTCAGCCACTGTACCATTTCCCATGGAGTGGAGCTTCCAGTTCAAGAGTTGGCAGTTCACCAATTTCTGTCAACCCAGAGGAGAGAGTAATTGCTTTGAGCGAGGACCCAAACTCAAGAAACATGACAATAAGCAATGCTTCAGATTTTGTTCCCACACCTGATATGAGACATCTGGTGCAAGACCGGACAAATTGGAATCCGTCTGATAGGAGTACTAGCATTGCTGGAAATGGAGTGCCTACCTCACAGACTGCAACTAGTTCAGGGGTCTATCCAACCCTAGGGCCTACGTGGGTTCCTCATCAAAATCTTCCTACCCGATATCCACGAAGCTTGTCAGAGGTTGTTCGACAGTCGTTGTTTCCATCTGGTGTTTCTGAATCTGGAGGTCAGACGAGTAACTTTTCTCCACAACGTCCTTGTCACTCTATTACATCACAGGGGAGAGGTCATCAATCTGGAGCTGTTTTCCGTGGTCATCAGCAACAGCACATGAGGTCAGCATTTTCAGTGGATCGACAAAATGATAGTGTTTTGGGTGTCCCCTTGTCTGTGAGGAGTGTAGCAGCTGCGAGGGAAGGGAGGAGCAGGATGATATCAGAG ATTCGTAGTGCATTGGAATCTATGCGTAGGGGGGAAAATTTACGATTTGAG GATATCTTTATCCTTGACCAGTCCATGTTTTATGGGGGTGTCGACTTGCACGACAGGCATAGAGACATGCGGCTTGATGTGGATAATATGTCTTATGAG GAATTATTGGCACTAGAAGAGCGGATAGGGAATGTGAGCACTGGACTCAGTGAGGAAGTGATTTTGAAGTGTCTAAAGCAGCGGAAGTATTTATTGGGGACAGTGGAAGAAGCATCTATGGAAGTCGAACCCTGCTGCATCTGTCGG GAAGAATATGTTGAAGGGGAGGACCTTGGGACGCTGGATTGTGGACATGACTTCCACACTGCTTGCATCAAACAATGGCTGATGCACAAGAATTTGTGCCCCATTTGTAAAAACACTGCTCTAATGACATGA